Proteins co-encoded in one Cytobacillus sp. NJ13 genomic window:
- a CDS encoding sugar-binding domain-containing protein, translating to MYSLIDIQKRLLPDMLAVMQKRYGILHYIGLMEPVGRRSLAVSLGLTERVLRSEVEFLKDQNLIRISSTGMSLSSDGKDLLEALKGIMRDISGIAVMEQDLSRKLGIRQAIIVSGNSDESPWVKQELGRATAMCMKSRLKGKNIIAVTGGSTMAAVAEMLTPDLAERDWLFVPARGGIGEDVKNQANTICAKMADHTDSRHRVLYVPDQVSREMYESIIKDPNIKEVITQIKSASMVLHGIGDAITMAERRKTSEEDFEKIKHAKAVGESFGYYFNEGGEVVHKVQTIGLQLDDLSHIEHVIAVAGGSSKAKAIAAYMKRAPSSTILVTDEGAAKQLLKG from the coding sequence ATGTACTCACTAATTGATATTCAAAAAAGATTATTGCCTGATATGCTTGCGGTTATGCAGAAGCGCTATGGGATTCTTCATTACATAGGGCTGATGGAGCCGGTTGGAAGACGGAGCCTTGCAGTAAGTTTAGGCCTGACGGAAAGAGTGCTGAGAAGTGAGGTTGAGTTTTTAAAAGACCAGAACCTGATCCGTATTTCAAGTACGGGAATGAGCCTTTCTTCTGATGGCAAGGATTTGCTTGAAGCTCTTAAAGGAATAATGAGGGATATTTCGGGTATAGCCGTAATGGAGCAGGATTTATCCCGAAAACTTGGCATTCGCCAGGCGATCATTGTTTCCGGAAACAGCGATGAATCTCCATGGGTGAAGCAGGAGCTTGGCAGGGCCACAGCGATGTGCATGAAATCAAGGCTCAAAGGAAAAAATATCATCGCAGTTACCGGCGGTTCCACAATGGCAGCCGTAGCAGAGATGCTTACTCCTGATCTTGCTGAACGGGATTGGCTGTTTGTGCCGGCACGGGGCGGAATTGGGGAAGATGTTAAAAATCAGGCTAATACCATTTGTGCAAAAATGGCTGATCATACAGATTCCAGACACCGCGTCCTTTATGTACCGGACCAGGTGAGCAGGGAGATGTATGAAAGCATCATTAAAGATCCAAATATTAAAGAAGTAATCACCCAGATCAAATCTGCAAGCATGGTTTTACACGGGATTGGGGACGCTATTACAATGGCGGAACGCCGCAAAACCAGTGAAGAAGATTTTGAGAAAATAAAGCATGCCAAGGCAGTAGGCGAATCTTTTGGCTATTACTTCAATGAAGGCGGCGAGGTTGTACATAAGGTTCAGACCATCGGCCTTCAGCTGGATGACCTATCCCATATTGAACATGTCATTGCAGTGGCAGGCGGTTCCTCAAAGGCTAAAGCCATCGCTGCATACATGAAACGGGCACCATCCTCTACCATTTTAGTGACAGATGAAGGTGCAGCAAAACAGTTGTTAAAAGGGTAA
- the gap gene encoding type I glyceraldehyde-3-phosphate dehydrogenase has protein sequence MAVKVGINGFGRIGRVVFRAALKNPNVEVVAVNDLTDANMLAHLLKYDSVHGTLNEEVTVDGDYLVVGGHKVKVLAERDPAQLGWGDLGVEVVVESTGRFTKRADAAKHLEAGAKKVIISAPATDEDITVVMGVNHDKYDPANHHVISNASCTTNCLAPFAKVLNDSFGIKRGMMTTVHSYTNDQQILDLPHKDYRRARAAAENIIPTTTGAAKAVSLVLPELKGKLNGGAMRVPTPNVSLVDLVAELDKDVTAEEVNSALRAAAEGELKGILAYSEEPLVSGDYNGNPASSTIDALSTMVMEGSMVKVISWYDNESGYSNRVVDLVDYIAQKGL, from the coding sequence ATGGCAGTTAAAGTTGGTATTAACGGATTTGGAAGAATCGGGCGTGTTGTTTTCCGTGCAGCTCTTAAAAACCCTAACGTAGAGGTTGTAGCAGTAAATGACCTTACAGATGCAAACATGCTTGCACACCTTTTAAAATATGATTCCGTACACGGAACATTAAATGAAGAAGTAACAGTTGACGGCGATTACCTTGTTGTTGGCGGCCATAAAGTAAAAGTGCTTGCTGAGCGCGATCCTGCACAATTAGGATGGGGAGATCTTGGCGTAGAAGTAGTAGTAGAATCTACTGGCCGTTTCACAAAGCGTGCTGACGCTGCGAAACACCTTGAAGCTGGCGCGAAGAAAGTAATCATCTCAGCTCCTGCAACTGACGAAGATATCACAGTGGTTATGGGTGTTAACCATGATAAATATGACCCTGCAAACCACCATGTAATCTCAAACGCATCTTGTACAACAAACTGCCTGGCTCCATTTGCAAAAGTATTGAACGACAGCTTCGGAATCAAGCGCGGTATGATGACAACTGTTCACTCATACACAAATGACCAGCAGATCCTTGACTTGCCGCACAAAGACTATCGCCGTGCACGTGCAGCAGCCGAAAACATCATCCCAACAACTACTGGAGCTGCAAAAGCCGTATCTCTAGTATTGCCTGAACTAAAAGGCAAACTGAACGGTGGAGCTATGCGTGTTCCAACTCCAAACGTTTCTCTAGTTGACCTTGTTGCTGAGCTTGACAAAGATGTAACAGCAGAAGAAGTAAACAGTGCTCTTAGAGCAGCTGCTGAAGGCGAACTAAAAGGCATCCTTGCATACAGCGAAGAGCCATTAGTATCTGGCGACTACAACGGAAACCCGGCTTCTTCTACAATCGATGCACTTTCTACAATGGTTATGGAAGGCAGCATGGTCAAAGTTATCTCTTGGTATGACAACGAGTCTGGTTACTCTAACCGCGTAGTGGACCTTGTTGACTACATCGCTCAAAAAGGGCTTTAA
- a CDS encoding phosphoglycerate kinase, with the protein MNKKSVKDVELQGKRVFCRVDFNVPMKDGQVTDETRIKAALPTIEYLINQGAKVILASHLGRPKGSVVEDLRLTPVAKRLSELLGKEVKKADEAYGDSVKAMVDTLGDGDVLLLENVRFYPGEEKNDSELAKAFAELADVYVNDAFGAAHRAHASTEGIAQHLPAVSGLLMEKELDVLGKALSNPERPFTAIIGGAKVKDKIGVIENLLEKVDNLIIGGGLAYTFVKANGHEVGKSLLEEDKIDLAKSFMEKAKEKGVNFYMPVDVVVADDFSEEANIKTVAIEEIPSDWEALDIGPKTREIYSDVIQNSKLVIWNGPMGVFELKKFAGGTRAVAETLAEANDTYSVIGGGDSAAAVEKFHLADRMSHISTGGGASLEFMEGKALPGVVALNDK; encoded by the coding sequence ATGAACAAAAAAAGCGTAAAAGATGTTGAGTTACAAGGTAAGCGTGTTTTCTGCCGGGTTGATTTCAACGTGCCGATGAAGGATGGACAGGTAACAGATGAAACTCGCATCAAAGCAGCTCTTCCAACGATTGAGTATTTGATTAACCAGGGTGCTAAAGTGATCTTAGCAAGCCATCTGGGCCGCCCGAAGGGTTCAGTTGTTGAAGACTTGCGTTTAACACCAGTAGCAAAGCGTTTGTCCGAGCTTCTTGGCAAAGAAGTGAAGAAGGCCGATGAAGCATATGGAGATTCTGTAAAAGCAATGGTTGACACGTTAGGTGACGGAGATGTTCTTCTTCTTGAAAACGTGCGTTTCTATCCTGGCGAGGAAAAGAATGATTCTGAACTTGCAAAGGCATTTGCTGAGCTTGCTGATGTGTATGTGAACGATGCCTTTGGAGCAGCACACCGTGCACATGCTTCAACGGAAGGAATTGCGCAGCACCTTCCTGCAGTATCAGGACTATTAATGGAAAAAGAACTTGATGTACTTGGAAAAGCTCTTTCAAATCCTGAGCGTCCATTTACAGCCATTATCGGCGGTGCAAAGGTTAAAGATAAGATCGGTGTAATAGAAAACCTTCTTGAAAAGGTAGACAACCTGATCATTGGCGGCGGACTTGCCTATACGTTTGTAAAAGCTAACGGCCATGAAGTAGGAAAGTCACTTTTAGAAGAAGATAAAATTGACCTTGCAAAATCGTTTATGGAAAAAGCGAAAGAAAAAGGCGTGAACTTCTATATGCCTGTTGATGTCGTGGTAGCAGACGATTTTTCCGAGGAAGCCAATATTAAAACAGTAGCAATAGAAGAAATTCCTTCTGATTGGGAAGCACTTGATATCGGACCTAAAACCCGCGAAATCTATAGCGATGTAATCCAGAATTCCAAGCTGGTAATCTGGAATGGGCCAATGGGTGTTTTTGAATTGAAGAAATTTGCAGGCGGAACAAGAGCTGTGGCTGAGACTTTAGCAGAAGCGAATGATACATATTCAGTCATCGGCGGCGGCGATTCTGCAGCAGCGGTTGAGAAATTCCATCTTGCTGACCGCATGAGCCATATTTCAACAGGCGGCGGCGCTTCCCTTGAGTTTATGGAAGGAAAGGCTCTGCCTGGCGTAGTTGCTTTAAACGATAAATAA